The Tenebrio molitor chromosome 5, icTenMoli1.1, whole genome shotgun sequence genome has a segment encoding these proteins:
- the mTerf5 gene encoding transcription termination factor 5, mitochondrial isoform X2, with protein MIMKIVAYCNELGFDNNSLLKNPAVLRLHPNTLDQYYLVMKEGGFINIRPEMLSKFRTLYRKPILVLKERNFINGQTDVAASFINNLNPCPKDFYVKTKGDAEVWSDVHLKVLSAYLKWRLQATEKEITRLIKVHPTIYRKSFKYLCENITLAEELGFTPEKMFKYGYILQGYPKYTKEVLEKYPLIAGVCMKRAMRMYPKLMTTSPSNVEKIYNILKEHNIPDETIGKRMNVFQLSPETVETRLKEIKRVADFKVLLHNPNILKLVVHHNRAKSRLTFLKELQLKCASVSVLGNDDSKFNVHIREGRDANTFSDIYAFLKGIFKKEISEFENTLKKHPYYLQVPLTSMEDTYYYLKNEKFTNPAILKVIYILLYPREKLENAFAQIGQYKSHNGNDLSQVNRLNLALYIIEKEHHFTGDGIWSKPETPEENIL; from the exons ATGATTATGAAAATTGTGGCTTATTGTAATGAACTCGGTTTCGATAATAATAGCTTACTAAAAAATCCGGCTGTTTTACGACTTCATCCAAATACATTAGACCAGTACTATTTAGTAATGAAAGAAGGAGGTTTCATAAATATAAGACCAGAAATGTTATCAAA gTTTAGAACGCTTTATCGAAAGCCTATTCTTGTACtaaaagaaagaaattttataaatggACAAACAGATGTAGCAGcaagttttataaataatcTAAATCCATGCCCAAAAGATTTTTATGTTAAAACCAAAGGTGATGCAGAAGTGTGGTCTGATGTACATTTAAAAGTCCTGTCTGCATATTTAA AATGGCGATTGCAAGCAACTGAAAAGGAAATTACCCGATTAATTAAGGTCCATCCAACCATTTACAGGAAGagtttcaaatatttatgtgAGAACATAACCCTTGCAGAAGAATTGGGTTTTACTCctgaaaaaatgttcaaatatgGTTACATATTGCAAGGGTACCCTAAATATACAAAGGAAGTACTAGAAAAATATCCATTGATAGCAGGTGTCTGTATGAAAAGAGCAATGAGAATGTACCCCAAACTAATGACAACTTCACCTTCAAATGTTGAGAAAATATATAATATtctaaaa gaACATAATATCCCTGATGAAACAATAGGGAAAAGAATGAATGTATTTCAGCTATCACCTGAAACAGTAGAAACTCGCTTAAAAGAAATCAAACGAGTGGCCGATTTTAAGGTGTTGTTACATAATCCCAATATACTCAAACTTGTGGTGCACCATAATCGCGCAAAATCACGACTAACTTTTTTGAAAGAATTACAACTAAAATGTGCAAGTGTTTCAGTGCTAG GTAATGATGACAGCAAATTCAACGTTCATATCAGAGAAGGGAGAGATGCCAACACTTTCAGTGACATTTATGCATTCTTAAAGGGTATCTTCAAAAAGGAAATTAGCGAGTTTGAAAATACATTGAAAAAACATCCATACTATTTACAAGTGCCGTTAACGTCCATGGAAGATACATattattacttaaaaaatgaaaaatttacaaatcccGCAATTCTTAAAGTGatatacattttattgtaTCCCAG AGAGAAACTCGAAAATGCTTTTGCACAAATAGGCCAATATAAATCACATAATGGCAACGATTTAAGTCAGGTCAACAGATTAAATCTTGCGCTATATATTATTGAAAAAGAACATCATTTTACAGGGGACGGCATTTGGTCGAAACCTGAAACGccagaagaaaatattttataa
- the mTerf5 gene encoding transcription termination factor 5, mitochondrial isoform X1 produces MFTFKLQLLNVKYLTSFEFTRFVHFESNYQLFTKHFGLYHSKAKEYVEKNRLSRIAPDMIMKIVAYCNELGFDNNSLLKNPAVLRLHPNTLDQYYLVMKEGGFINIRPEMLSKFRTLYRKPILVLKERNFINGQTDVAASFINNLNPCPKDFYVKTKGDAEVWSDVHLKVLSAYLKWRLQATEKEITRLIKVHPTIYRKSFKYLCENITLAEELGFTPEKMFKYGYILQGYPKYTKEVLEKYPLIAGVCMKRAMRMYPKLMTTSPSNVEKIYNILKEHNIPDETIGKRMNVFQLSPETVETRLKEIKRVADFKVLLHNPNILKLVVHHNRAKSRLTFLKELQLKCASVSVLGNDDSKFNVHIREGRDANTFSDIYAFLKGIFKKEISEFENTLKKHPYYLQVPLTSMEDTYYYLKNEKFTNPAILKVIYILLYPREKLENAFAQIGQYKSHNGNDLSQVNRLNLALYIIEKEHHFTGDGIWSKPETPEENIL; encoded by the exons ATGTTCacatttaaattacaattGTTAAATGTAAAATACTTAACCTCTTTCGAATTCACTAGATTTGTTCACTTCGAATCTAATTACCAATTATTTACGAAGCATTTCG GCTTATATCATAGTAAGGCAAAAGAGTATGTGGAAAAAAATAGGCTAAGTCGAATAGCACCAGATATGATTATGAAAATTGTGGCTTATTGTAATGAACTCGGTTTCGATAATAATAGCTTACTAAAAAATCCGGCTGTTTTACGACTTCATCCAAATACATTAGACCAGTACTATTTAGTAATGAAAGAAGGAGGTTTCATAAATATAAGACCAGAAATGTTATCAAA gTTTAGAACGCTTTATCGAAAGCCTATTCTTGTACtaaaagaaagaaattttataaatggACAAACAGATGTAGCAGcaagttttataaataatcTAAATCCATGCCCAAAAGATTTTTATGTTAAAACCAAAGGTGATGCAGAAGTGTGGTCTGATGTACATTTAAAAGTCCTGTCTGCATATTTAA AATGGCGATTGCAAGCAACTGAAAAGGAAATTACCCGATTAATTAAGGTCCATCCAACCATTTACAGGAAGagtttcaaatatttatgtgAGAACATAACCCTTGCAGAAGAATTGGGTTTTACTCctgaaaaaatgttcaaatatgGTTACATATTGCAAGGGTACCCTAAATATACAAAGGAAGTACTAGAAAAATATCCATTGATAGCAGGTGTCTGTATGAAAAGAGCAATGAGAATGTACCCCAAACTAATGACAACTTCACCTTCAAATGTTGAGAAAATATATAATATtctaaaa gaACATAATATCCCTGATGAAACAATAGGGAAAAGAATGAATGTATTTCAGCTATCACCTGAAACAGTAGAAACTCGCTTAAAAGAAATCAAACGAGTGGCCGATTTTAAGGTGTTGTTACATAATCCCAATATACTCAAACTTGTGGTGCACCATAATCGCGCAAAATCACGACTAACTTTTTTGAAAGAATTACAACTAAAATGTGCAAGTGTTTCAGTGCTAG GTAATGATGACAGCAAATTCAACGTTCATATCAGAGAAGGGAGAGATGCCAACACTTTCAGTGACATTTATGCATTCTTAAAGGGTATCTTCAAAAAGGAAATTAGCGAGTTTGAAAATACATTGAAAAAACATCCATACTATTTACAAGTGCCGTTAACGTCCATGGAAGATACATattattacttaaaaaatgaaaaatttacaaatcccGCAATTCTTAAAGTGatatacattttattgtaTCCCAG AGAGAAACTCGAAAATGCTTTTGCACAAATAGGCCAATATAAATCACATAATGGCAACGATTTAAGTCAGGTCAACAGATTAAATCTTGCGCTATATATTATTGAAAAAGAACATCATTTTACAGGGGACGGCATTTGGTCGAAACCTGAAACGccagaagaaaatattttataa